A single Phragmites australis chromosome 4, lpPhrAust1.1, whole genome shotgun sequence DNA region contains:
- the LOC133915677 gene encoding nucleobase-ascorbate transporter LPE1 — translation MSPVKAEDLVPFPVKEQFGGLDYCITSPPPWLTTVFVGFQHYLVMLGTTVLIATIIVPLMGGGHEEKAIVIQTILFLAGINTLLQVHFGTRLPAVMGGSYTYIYPAVAIILSPRYALFIDPLERFVYTMRSLQGALIIAGVFQAVIGFFGIWRVFIRFLSPLAAVPFVTLSGLGLFYFAFPGVAKCIEVGLPALVLLVLFAEYAAHFFAKGSFVFGRCAVLVTVVIVWIYAEILTAAGAFNERGPVTQFSCRTDRSGIIQGSPWVRFPYPFQWGYPIFCFQDCFAMMAASFASMIESTGTLIAVSRYAGATFCPPSVFSRGIGWEGISIILDGLCGTLTGTAASVENAGLLALTRVGSRRVIKIAALFMIFFSLFGKFGALLASIPLPLFSALYCVLFAYSAGAGLCLLQYCNLNTLRTKFILSISLFLGLSIPQYFLVYEMFFGFGPVHTHSVAFNVMVNVIFSSPATVAVIIAYLLDCTHLYWEANVRRDRGWHWWEKFKSYRYDARSEEFYALPYGLSKYFPSF, via the exons TTCGGCGGCCTCGACTACTGCATCACCAGCCCCCCACCATGGC TCACGACGGTGTTCGTGGGCTTCCAGCACTACCTGGTCATGCTCGGCACCACCGTCCTCATCGCCACCATCATCGTGCCCCTCATGGGCGGCGGCCAC GAGGAGAAGGCGATCGTGATCCAGACTATCCTCTTCCTTGCCGGGATCAACACGCTCCTGCAGGTCCACTTCGGCACGCGGCTCCCCGCCGTGATGGGTGGCTCCTACACCTACATCTACCCGGCCGTCGCCATCATCCTCAGCCCGCGATACGCACTCTTTATCGACCCATTGGAG AGATTTGTGTACACGATGAGGTCTCTTCAGGGCGCGCTCATCATCGCCGGCGTCTTCCAGGCCGTCATCGGCTTCTTCGGCATATGGAGAGTCTTCATAAG GTTCCTGAGCCCCCTCGCGGCGGTGCCATTCGTGACGCTCTCGGGGCTGGGCCTCTTCTACTTCGCCTTCCCCGGG GTTGCTAAATGCATCGAAGTGGGTCTTCCCGCCCTTGTTCTTCTGGTGCTCTTCGCAGAG TACGCCGCCCATTTCTTCGCAAAAGGGAGCTTCGTGTTCGGCCGGTGCGCCGTGCTGGTGACGGTCGTGATCGTGTGGATCTACGCTGAGATACTGACGGCGGCCGGCGCCTTCAACGAGAGGGGCCCCGTGACGCAGTTTAGCTGCCGCACCGATCGATCCGGGATCATCCAGGGCTCACCTTG GGTTAGGTTTCCCTATCCGTTTCAGTGGGGTTATCCGATTTTCTGCTTCCAAGATTGTTTCGCCATGATGGCTGCTTCTTTTGCATCAATGATTGAG TCCACCGGCACCTTAATTGCGGTGTCACGATACGCGGGGGCAACATTCTGCCCTCCTTCAGTTTTCTCTCGTGGAATTGGCTGGGAG GGCATATCCATCATACTGGATGGCTTGTGTGGTACATTGACAGGCACAGCAGCTTCAGT TGAGAATGCAGGTCTGTTGGCGTTGACGCGAGTTGGAAGTCGACGAGTTATAAAGATCGCAGCATTGTTCATGATTTTCTTCTCATTGTTTG GGAAATTTGGGGCACTTCTTGCATCTATTCCATTGCCACTTTTTTCTGCACTGTACTGTGTTCTCTTTGCTTATTCAG CTGGTGCAGGCCTCTGCCTCCTTCAGTACTGCAACCTCAACACCCTTAGAACAAAGTTCATACTCAGCATCTCCTTGTTCCTGGGACTGTCTATCCCACAGTACTTCCTGGTGTACGAGATGTTCTTCGGCTTTGGACCAGTTCACACCCATTCAGTCGCG TTCAATGTGATGGTCAATGTGATCTTCTCCTCGCCGGCGACGGTGGCTGTCATAATCGCCTACCTCCTGGACTGCACCCACCTCTACTGGGAGGCTAATGTGAGGAGGGACAGGGGCTGGCATTGGTGGGAGAAGTTCAAGTCCTACCGGTATGACGCCAGGAGCGAGGAGTTCTATGCTCTTCCTTATGGCTTGAGCAAGTACTTCCCCTCGTTTTAG